From Plasmodium chabaudi chabaudi strain AS genome assembly, chromosome: 12, the proteins below share one genomic window:
- a CDS encoding U5 small nuclear ribonucleoprotein component, putative (term=annotation;date=20170406;qualifier=removed_product=U5 small nuclear ribonuclear protein, putative;qualifier=added_product=u5 small nuclear ribonucleoprotein component, putative;qualifier=added_gene_name=eftud2;qualifier=added_GO:0003723;qualifier=added_GO:0046540;qualifier=added_GO:0000398;qualifier=added_literature=pmid:21245033;curatorName=ucb@sanger.ac.uk;~pfam_scan;Pfam:PF03764.14; E()=1.9E-15;score=56.6;query 938-1043;description=EFG_IV;~pfam_scan;Pfam:PF00009.23; E()=2.5E-36;score=124.9;query 156-420;description=GTP_EFTU;~pfam_scan;Pfam:PF00679.20; E()=9.8E-21;score=73.5;query 1046-1134;description=EFG_C;~pfam_scan;Pfam:PF03144.21; E()=2.8E-10;score=40.3;query 602-675;description=GTP_EFTU_D2;~pfam_scan;Pfam:PF16004.1; E()=8.6E-11;score=42.4;query 6-108;description=EFTUD2;~iprscan;InterPro:IPR035647 : EF-G domain III/V-like;Superfamily:SSF54980; score=4.65E-25;query 1049-1135;description=EF-G domain III/V-like;~iprscan;InterPro:IPR035647 : EF-G domain III/V-like;Superfamily:SSF54980; score=3.96E-16;query 732-807;description=EF-G domain III/V-like;~iprscan;InterPro:IPR000640 : Translation elongation factor EFG/EF2, C-terminal;SMART:SM00838; score=1.4E-13;query 1046-1135;description=Elongation factor EFG, domain V-like;~iprscan;InterPro:IPR000640 : Translation elongation factor EFG/EF2, C-terminal;Pfam:PF00679; score=1.9E-20;query 1046-1134;description=Elongation factor EFG, domain V-like;~iprscan;InterPro:IPR009000 : Translation elongation and initiation factors/Ribosomal, beta-barrel;Superfamily:SSF50447; score=1.11E-28;query 549-678;description=Translation protein, beta-barrel domain superfamily;~iprscan;InterPro:IPR004161 : Translation elongation factor EFTu/EF1A, domain 2;Pfam:PF03144; score=3.7E-10;query 602-675;description=Translation elongation factor EFTu-like, domain 2;~iprscan;InterPro:IPR020568 : Ribosomal protein S5 domain 2-type fold;Superfamily:SSF54211; score=2.5E-43;query 809-1048;description=Ribosomal protein S5 domain 2-type fold;~iprscan;InterPro:IPR005517 : Translation elongation factor EFG/EF2, domain IV;Pfam:PF03764; score=1.9E-15;query 938-1043;description=Translation elongation factor EFG/EF2, domain IV;~iprscan;InterPro:IPR005517 : Translation elongation factor EFG/EF2, domain IV;SMART:SM00889; score=3.6E-5;query 925-1044;description=Translation elongation factor EFG/EF2, domain IV;~iprscan;InterPro:IPR000795 : Protein synthesis factor, GTP-binding;Prosite:PS51722; score=27.611;query 154-510;description=Transcription factor, GTP-binding domain;~iprscan;InterPro:IPR000795 : Protein synthesis factor, GTP-binding;Pfam:PF00009; score=1.5E-36;query 156-420;description=Transcription factor, GTP-binding domain;~iprscan;InterPro:IPR027417 : P-loop containing nucleoside triphosphate hydrolase;Superfamily:SSF52540; score=5.31E-70;query 141-545;description=P-loop containing nucleoside triphosphate hydrolase;~iprscan;InterPro:IPR031950 : 116 kDa U5 small nuclear ribonucleoprotein component, N-terminal;Pfam:PF16004; score=8.2E-11;query 6-108;description=116kDa U5 small nuclear ribonucleoprotein component, N-terminal) yields the protein MESKNNLYDEFGNYIGEDIDSDEEEYSDEADESKDGDSEDRSDESNSNVESKDEEEEDEDDYDLSGNKDNKMDENDIDELKKVYDGAEVFIEEEDTQDIEQATINKINANVERISFIKKLDVEANRKNFDLVETSLPNNNFSFKYLSELMAHTDYIRNICIAGHFHHGKTTLVDRLIEYTREKTKGDSYFINKSAGGNNNNGSSTVSFFKLSDEFDEVIKKNINKNEKNTITPYNSKKMNCLTSYTDTRLDEQARGLSIKSIPISLIFQNKVYENIPNNILLDKKPQNLKYKSYLFNIIDTPGHVNFFDEFLCSLNICECCCLVVDVVDGCMYVTENVIKACIYENVKIILVLNCIDKLIMDLRLPPNDAYHKISYSIEEINMKIETICNLLNKTEEEKNSWLLSPLKNNVLFSSSLYGIFFSLKSFSKIYCDLHNSYSINIDEFSKYLWGDIYYDEEKFKFVQSPVYSNQKRSFVEFILFPIYKIFGYVTSEEKDFLIPFLKKLNVTLKKTDYLFNNKYLLKKICTMIFEDTTAFVDVVIDNCPSPLENAKNKTISIYSGSLKTKVCYDMMRCLKGDQTDNLMVYIIKNYHRPECLVLDLFGRVMCGTLKKGQTVRILGEGYTLEDDEDMISRVITHLWIYEGRYRVEVDEVPAGNFVLIGGIDICVNKTCTITNMKRKGNKKKGVFEKKNNNTDLGIMRGGLNDEKLFFNDDEDAEIFYPFNKKFRYIICANSVFKVACEPINPSELPKMLDGLRKIDKTYPLASTKVEESGEHIVLGTGELYLDCVLHDLRKLYGDLEIKVSDPVVQFNETITEASALNCFAETPNKKNKIYMISEPIQKELMDDIVQGLVHLKKNDNSNVDEYLHTMDKLLMKRGDKRADLLENDEDSKNSDEDNNENSEDGSSKETDVKLDDDAEKRKSTLNYNIDQDVISLLTNKHNWDILSIRSIWEFGPENNSPNILMDESLYNETNKDNLYSIKNNIIQGFCWATKEGPLIEENMKNVKVKILRADIDDDPINRGAGQIIPTTRRAIYSSFLLATPRLLEPILFTEIICSGDSVSSVYNVLSRRRGHVLKDFPKVGTPLYMVHAYIPAIESFGFETDLRTHTSGQAFCLSMFDHWHIVPGDPLDKSVILRPLEPSPIQHLAREFLLKTRRRKGLTEDVTINRFFDDPMLLNIKGEFSEYF from the coding sequence ATggaatcaaaaaataatttgtatgACGAATTTGGGAATTATATAGGAGAAGATATAGATAGTGATGAAGAGGAATACTCAGATGAAGCTGATGAATCCAAAGATGGAGATAGCGAAGATAGAAGTGATGAATCAAATAGTAATGTAGAAAGTAAAGATGAAGAAGAGGAAGATGAGGATGATTATGATTTAAGTGGTAATAAggataataaaatggatgaaaatgatatcgatgaattgaaaaaagtatatgATGGTGCTGAAGTTTTTATTGAAGAAGAAGATACACAAGATATTGAACAAGCaactataaataaaataaatgcaaaTGTAGAAAGAAtaagttttataaaaaaattagatgTAGAAgcaaatagaaaaaattttgatttagTAGAAACATCATtaccaaataataattttagtTTTAAATATCTTTCTGAATTAATGGCACATACAGATTATATTCGAAACATATGTATTGCAGGTCATTTTCATCATGGCAAAACTACATTAGTAGATAGGTTAATTGAATATACTcgagaaaaaacaaaaggggattcttattttataaataagagTGCTGgaggaaataataataatggaaGTAGTACTGTTAGCTTCTTCAAACTAAGTGACGAATTTGATGaggttataaaaaaaaatataaataaaaatgaaaaaaatacaataactccatataatagtaaaaaaatgaattgtTTAACTAGTTACACAGATACAAGACTAGATGAACAAGCTAGAGGGTTATCAATAAAATCTATACCCatatcattaatttttcaaaataaagtttatgaaaatattcctaataatatattgttaGATAAAAAACCTCAAAAtcttaaatataaatcttatttatttaatataatagataCACCTGGAcatgtaaatttttttgatgaatttttatgttcCCTTAATATATGTGAATGTTGTTGTTTGGTTGTTGATGTAGTAGATGGGTGTATGTATGTAACTGAAAATGTGATAAaagcatgtatatatgaaaatgtaaaaataatattagtattaaattgtattgacaaattaataatggATTTAAGATTACCCCCAAATGATGCATATCATAAAATAAGTTATTCAattgaagaaataaatatgaaaatagaaactatatgtaatttattaaataaaacagaggaagaaaaaaatagttgGCTATTATCACCACTAAAGAATAATGTATTGTTTAGTTCAAGCTTATAtggcatattttttagtttaaaatcatttagtaaaatttattgtgatttacataattcatatagtataaatattgatgagttttctaaatatttatggggtgatatatattatgatgaagaaaaatttaaatttgtacAATCTCCTGTTTATTCAAATCAGAAAAGAAGTTTTGTTGAATTTATTCTTTTCcctatatacaaaatatttggTTATGTAACATCAGAAGAAAAAGATTTCCTAAtaccttttttaaaaaaattaaatgtaactttaaaaaaaacagattatttatttaataataaatatttattaaaaaaaatatgtacaatGATTTTTGAAGATACTACAGCATTTGTAGATGTAGTAATAGATAATTGTCCATCCCCTTTagaaaatgcaaaaaataaaactataagtatatattctGGGTCCCTAAAAACGAAAGTATGTTATGATATGATGAGATGTTTAAAGGGGGATCAAACAGATAACTTGATGgtctatataataaaaaattatcatagGCCAGAATGTTTAGTGTTAGATTTATTTGGTAGGGTTATGTGTGgtactttaaaaaaaggacAAACAGTTCGAATATTAGGGGAAGGATATACTTTAGAAGATGATGAAGATATGATATCTCGAGTGATTACTCATTTATGGATATACGAAGGAAGATATAGAGTAGAAGTAGATGAAGTTCCTGCTGGAAATTTTGTCTTAATAGGTGGTATTGATATATgtgtaaataaaacatgtacaataacaaatatgaagagaaaaggaaataagaaaaaaggggtatttgaaaaaaaaaataataatactgaTTTGGGGATCATGAGAGGTGGtttaaatgatgaaaaattattttttaacgaTGATGAGGATgcagaaatattttatccatttaataaaaagtttagatatataatttgtgcAAATTCAGTTTTTAAAGTTGCATGTGAACCTATAAATCCATCAGAGTTACCAAAAATGTTAGATGGGTTAAgaaaaattgataaaacaTATCCATTGGCATCGACAAAAGTGGAAGAGTCGGGAGAGCATATAGTCCTAGGAACAGGAGAATTATATCTTGATTGTGTTTTACATGatttaagaaaattatatggtGATTTAGAAATAAAGGTTTCAGATCCAGTTGTTCAATTTAACGAAACAATTACTGAAGCATCAGCTTTAAATTGTTTTGCTGAAAccccaaataaaaaaaataaaatatatatgatttcTGAACCAATACAAAAAGAATTAATGGATGACATAGTTCAAGGACTTGTGcatttaaagaaaaatgataatagcAACGTAGatgaatatttacatactatggataaattattaatgaaGAGGGGAGATAAAAGAGCAGACCTATTGGAAAATGATGAGGATTCGAAAAACTCTGATGAAGACAATAATGAGAATAGTGAGGATGGTAGTAGTAAAGAAACGGATGTAAAACTAGATGATGATGCagaaaaaaggaaaagcacattaaattataatatagatCAAGATGTTATATCCttattaacaaataaaCATAACTGGGATATATTATCTATAAGATCTATTTGGGAATTTGGTCCTGAAAATAATAGtccaaatattttaatggatgaatcattatataatgaaacaaataaagataatttatattcaataaaaaataatataatacaagGATTTTGTTGGGCTACTAAAGAAGGACCATTaatagaagaaaatatgaaaaatgttaaGGTAAAGATATTAAGAGCAGATATTGATGATGATCCAATTAATAGAGGAGCTGGTCAAATTATTCCAACAACAAGAAGAGCAATatattcttcatttttattagctACACCTAGATTATTAGAAcccattttatttacagaAATAATATGTTCAGGTGATTCTGTTTCTTCAGTATATAATGTTTTATCAAGAAGAAGAGGTCATGTATTAAAAGATTTTCCAAAAGTAGGAACACCATTATATATGgtgcatgcatatataccTGCTATAGAATCATTTGGTTTTGAAACAGATTTAAGAACCCATACCAGTGGACAAGCATTTTGTTTAAGTATGTTTGATCATTGGCATATTGTACCTGGAGACCCATTAGATAAGTCGGTTATCTTAAGGCCCTTAGAACCATCACCTATTCAACATTTAGCCAGAGAGTTTTTGTTAAAAACTAGACGAAGAAAAGGTCTTACTGAGGATGTAACAATTAATAGGTTTTTTGATGATCCGatgttattaaatataaagggAGAATTTTCCGAAtacttttaa
- a CDS encoding 60S ribosomal protein L13, putative (pfam_scan;Pfam:PF00572.14; E()=2.3E-9;score=37.5;query 6-115;description=Ribosomal_L13;~iprscan;InterPro:IPR005822 : Ribosomal protein L13;PIRSF:PIRSF002181; score=8.8E-41;query 1-157;description=Ribosomal protein L13;~iprscan;InterPro:IPR005822 : Ribosomal protein L13;Pfam:PF00572; score=1.2E-9;query 6-115;description=Ribosomal protein L13;~iprscan;InterPro:IPR023563 : Ribosomal protein L13, conserved site;Prosite:PS00783; score=1.0;query 83-106;description=Ribosomal protein L13, conserved site;~iprscan;InterPro:IPR036899 : Ribosomal protein L13 superfamily;Superfamily:SSF52161; score=1.7E-46;query 6-148;description=Ribosomal protein L13 superfamily;~iprscan;InterPro:IPR005755 : Ribosomal protein L13, eukaryotic/archaeal;TIGR_TIGRFAMS:TIGR01077; score=6.2E-51; query 7-148;description=Ribosomal protein L13, eukaryotic/archaeal): protein MYKKEYVIDCKGHMLGRLASIIAKELLNGQRIVAVRCEDIDISGSLYRNKLKYQEFLRLRTNTNPKKGPLHLREPSKILWRCVRGMLPHKTPKGKIALSKLKVLVGMPHPYDKKKKYVLPGALRAFRLQKHRRFCRLGTLSSRVGWNYDELVKKREKVRKELSKTYFKKKVSLLNEKKKIKEEALGLIKPEERNILENFGYI, encoded by the exons atgtataaaaag gaGTATGTTATTGATTGTAAAGGGCATATGTTGGGAAGATTAGCTTCCATTATTGCCAAGGAATTACTAAATGGTCAAAGGATCGTCGCAGTTAGGTGTGAAGATATTGACATATCAGGAAGCTTGTACAGGAATAAACTAAAGTATCAAGAATTTTTAAGATTAAGAACTAATACAAACCCTAAAAAGGGACCTCTTCATTTAAGAGAAccatcaaaaatattatggaGATGTGTTAGAGGTATGTTACCACACAAAACTCCAAAGGGAAAAATTGCTTTAAGTAAATTAAAGGTTCTTGTAGGTATGCCACATCCATATGATAAGAAAAAGAAGTATGTACTTCCTGGTGCATTAAGAGCATTTAGATTACAAAAGCACAGACGTTTCTGTAGATTAGGAACCCTAAGTTCAAGAGTTGGTTGGAATTATGATGAATTAGTCAAAAAGAGAGAAAAGGTACGAAAAGAACTTAgcaaaacatattttaaaaagaaagttagcttattaaatgaaaagaaaaaaatcaaagaAGAAGCATTAGGATTAATTAAACCAGAAGAACGTAATATTTTGGAAAACTTTGGATACATATAA
- a CDS encoding conserved Plasmodium protein, unknown function (pfam_scan;Pfam:PF15867.1; E()=2.0E-19;score=69.1;query 10-69;description=Dynein_attach_N;~iprscan;InterPro:IPR031733 : Dynein attachment factor, N-terminal;Pfam:PF15867; score=1.9E-19;query 10-68;description=Dynein attachment factor, N-terminal), whose translation MDINNYTDSMNIKKLRNEFVQSILKDEEYKKKDDKKKDIVKTCKSYKEFCDIVSVINMKPIKKYEEKVTYEDYVTMNHSTNNLDKLKKKKNHLKFFSINHLENNQNYPLLNDSQSIIQKKIKQFLNTLDNNKDNYYKFIKFNYNCDEIKDVINFIKNNWSTFFEIDEVAVHNNIMDNEQMNKKKNITFSNLIQFFFNLIKYWNEEKLFLYFTPDELKDINSNINMIAQNLKNIKLSPNEDNIINDIVCYIKSIDLSP comes from the exons ATGgatataaacaattataCAGACTCAatgaatattaaaaagCTGCGAAATGAGTTTGTACAAAGTATATTGAAAGATGAggagtataaaaaaaaagacgataaaaaaaaagatatagtAAAAACATGTAAAAGCTATAAAGAATTTTGTGATATTGTAAGTGTAATCAATATGAAaccaattaaaaaatatgaagaaaaagTTACATATGAAGATTATGTAACTATGAACCATTctacaaataatttagataaattaaaaaaaaaaaaaaatcaccttaaatttttttctataaaccatttggaaaataatcaaaattatcCCCTTTTAAATGATAGCCAAtcaataattcaaaaaaaaataaaacaattctT aAATACTTTGGACAACAATAAAGACAATTActacaaatttataaaatttaattacaactgtgatgaaataaaagacgtaatcaattttataaaaaataattggaGCACCTTCTTTGAGATTGACGAAGTGGCTGTTCACAACAACATAATGGATAATGaacaaatgaataaaaagaaaaacattACATTCTCAAAtttaatacaatttttttttaatttaattaaatattggaatgaagaaaaattatttctttattttaccCCCGACGAACTAAAAGATATTAATTCAAATATTAACATGATTGctcaaaatttaaaaaatataaaattatctCCCAATGAAGAtaacataataaatgacattgtatgttatataaaaagtatagATTTATCACCATGA